The following proteins are co-located in the Paralichthys olivaceus isolate ysfri-2021 chromosome 10, ASM2471397v2, whole genome shotgun sequence genome:
- the LOC138411804 gene encoding olfactory receptor 4B13-like, producing MMDNVSVITIFYLSGLNEKMSERFILFFLSLLCYCVILLVNITLIVTIILDKNLHEPMYILLCAFCMNSLYGTTGFFPKFLWDLLSPVHVISYSGCLVQALVLYSYACSDLSFLAVMAYDRYVAICRPLQYHSVMSKQRLIKLVCFSWSTPFCIMGINICLTSRLKLCSPYIARLFCVNWLIVTLACFPAETMANSIAAYITILLYVSLGVFIVWSYIHLIKTCVNSTENRAKFMQTCVPHLLSLITFLFTILYDVMNQRFSSKQIPLPLKNFVAIEFLVIPPIMNPLIYGFKLTKIRNRLRGIVSLKTSLGVH from the coding sequence ATGATGGATAATGTCTCTGTGATAACAATATTCTACCTTTCAggtttaaatgagaaaatgagcGAGAGGtttattctcttctttctcagtttgttgtgttactgtgtcaTTTTGCTGGTAAATATAACTCTTATTGTGACCATCATCTTGGATAAAAACCTCCATGAACCAATGTATATTCTGCTGTGTGCATTTTGCATGAATTCACTTTATGGAACAACAGGTTTCTTCCCCAAATTTCTGTGGGATCTGCTCTCTCCTGTTCATGTCATCTCTTATTCTGGATGTCTTGTTCAGGCTTTAGTACTGTACTCTTACGCCTGCAGTGACCTCTCTTTTCTTGCAGTAATGGCATATGACAGATATGTGGCTATATGTCGACCACTGCAGTATCACTCTGTCATGTCAAAGCAAAGACTCATAAAGTTAGTGTGTTTCTCCTGGTCCACACCTTTCTGCATTATGGGCATAAATATTTGTCTGACATCCAGACTGAAGTTATGCAGCCCGTATATTGCCAGACTCTTCTGTGTGAATTGGCTCATTGTTACACTTGCTTGTTTCCCAGCTGAAACTATGGCGAACAGTATAGCTGCATATATTACAATATTACTTTATGTATCTCTTGGTGTATTTATAGTTTGGTCCTACATACATCTCATTAAAACATGTGTAAATTCTACAGAAAACAGGGCAAAGTTCATGCAAACATGTGTGCCACATTTACTCTCCTtgatcacttttcttttcactatACTGTATGATGTTATGAATCAGCGTTTTAGTTCAAAACAAATACCTCTACCTCTAAAAAACTTTGTTGCAATAGAATTTCTTGTCATACCTCCAATCATGAATCCTCTCATTTATGGTTTCAAATtgaccaaaattagaaacagaCTTCGCGGAATTGTTAGTTTAAAAACCAGTCTTGGTGTACATTAA
- the LOC138411805 gene encoding olfactory receptor 11H6-like, whose protein sequence is MMDNVSAITIFYLSGLNDKMSHRFILFFLSLLCYCVILLVNITLIVTITLDKNLHEPMYILLCAFCMNSLYGTTGFFPKFLWDLLSPVHVISYSGCFLQAQVLYSFACGDLSFLAVMAYERYVAICRPLQYNSVMSKQRLIKLVCVSWFIPFCVMGTNMCLTSRLKLCSPYIARLFCMNWIIVALACFPAETIVNNIAAYITIIIYVSHGVFIVWSYIYLIKTCVNSIENRAKFMQTCVPHLLSLITFLFTILFDVMNVRFGSKNLPQTFKNFIAIEFLIIPPIMNPLIYGFKLTKIRKRLQEVFTCKTS, encoded by the coding sequence ATGATGGATAATGTATCTGCGATAACAATATTCTACCTTTCAggtttaaatgacaaaatgagCCACAGGtttattctcttctttctcagtttgttgtgttactgtgtcaTTTTGCTGGTAAATATAACTCTTATTGTGACCATCACCTTGGATAAAAACCTCCATGAACCAATGTATATTCTGCTGTGTGCATTTTGCATGAATTCACTTTATGGAACAACAGGTTTCTTCCCCAAATTTCTGTGGGATCTGCTCTCTCCTGTTCATGTCATCTCTTATTCTGGATGTTTTCTTCAGGCTCAGGTACTGTACTCATTTGCCTGTGGTGACCTCTCTTTTCTTGCAGTAATGGCATATGAGAGATATGTGGCTATATGTCGACCACTGCAGTATAACTCTGTCATGTCAAAGCAAAGACTCATCAAGTTAGTGTGTGTCTCCTGGTTTATACCTTTCTGCGTTATGGGCACAAATATGTGTCTGACATCCAGACTGAAGTTATGCAGCCCGTATATTGCCAGACTCTTCTGTATGAATTGGATCATTGTTGCACTTGCCTGTTTCCCAGCTGAAACTATTGTTAACAACATAGCTGCATATATAACAATAATCATTTATGTATCTCATGGTGTATTTATAGTTTGGTCCTACATATATCTCATTAAAACATGTGTCAATTCTATAGAAAACAGGGCAAAGTTCATGCAAACATGTGTGCCACATTTACTCTCCTtgatcacttttcttttcactatACTGTTTGATGTTATGAATGTGCGATTTGGTTCAAAAAACTTACCTCAAAcctttaaaaactttattgcaATAGAATTTCTTATCATACCTCCAATCATGAATCCTCTCATTTATGGTTTCAAATTGACCAAAATTAGAAAGAGATTACAGGAGGTTTTTACTTGTAAAACCagttaa
- the LOC138411880 gene encoding olfactory receptor 11H6-like has protein sequence MMDNVSVITIFYLSGLNDKMSERFILFFLSLLCYCVILLVNITLIVTIILDKNLHEPMYILLSAFCMNSLYGTTGFFPKFLWDLLSPVHVISYSGCFLQAQVLYSFACGDLSFLAVMAYDRYVAICRPLQYNSVMSKQRLIKLVCFSWSTPFCIMGINICLTTRLKLCSPYIARLFCVNWIIVTLACFPAETIINNVVAYISIIIYIFHGVFIVWSYIFLIRTCVNSIENRAKFMQTCVPHLLSLITFLFTILFDFINIRFESTYLSQPLKNFIAIEFLIIPPIMNPLIYGFKLTKIRTRLQDVFTFKTS, from the coding sequence ATGATGGATAATGTCTCTGTGATAACAATATTCTACCTTTCAggtttaaatgacaaaatgagCGAGAGGtttattctcttctttctcagtttgttgtgttactgtgtcaTTTTGCTGGTAAATATAACTCTTATTGTGACCATCATCTTGGATAAGAACCTCCATGAACCAATGTATATTCTGCTGAGTGCATTTTGCATGAATTCACTTTATGGAACAACAGGTTTCTTCCCCAAATTTCTGTGGGATCTGCTCTCTCCTGTTCATGTCATCTCTTATTCTGGATGTTTTCTTCAGGCTCAGGTACTGTACTCATTTGCCTGTGGTGACCTCTCTTTTCTTGCAGTAATGGCATATGACAGATATGTGGCTATTTGTCGACCACTGCAGTATAACTCTGTCATGTCAAAGCAAAGACTCATCAAGTTAGTGTGTTTCTCCTGGTCCACACCTTTCTGCATTATGGGCATAAATATTTGTCTGACAACAAGACTGAAGTTATGCAGCCCGTATATTGCCAGACTCTTCTGTGTGAATTGGATCATTGTTACACTTGCTTGTTTCCCAGCTGAAACTATTATTAACAACGTAGTTGCATATATTTCAataatcatttatatatttcatgGTGTATTTATAGTTTGGTCCTACATATTTCTCATTAGAACATGTGTAAATTCTATAGAAAACAGGGCAAAGTTCATGCAAACATGTGTGCCACATTTACTCTCCTtgatcacttttcttttcactatACTGTTTGACTTTATTAATATCAGGTTTGAATCAACATATTTATCTCAACCCCTGAAAAACTTTATTGCAATAGAATTTCTTATCATACCTCCCATTATGAATCCTCTCATTTATGGTTTCAAATTGACCAAAATTCGAACGAGATTACaggatgtttttacttttaaaaccaGTTAA
- the LOC138411806 gene encoding olfactory receptor 5AR1-like, giving the protein MMDNVSVITIFYLSGLNEKMSHRFILFFLSLLCYCVILLVNITLIVTIILDKNLHEPMYILLCAFCMNGLYGTTGFFPKFLWDLLSPVHVISYSGCLVQALVMYSYACSDLSFLAVMAYDRYVAICRPLQYHSVMSKQRLIKLVCFSWFIPFCIIGTNICLTSRLKLCSPYIARLFCVNWIIVTLACFPAETMVNSIAAYITILLYVSHGVFIVWSYIHLIKTCVNSKENRAKFMQTCVPHLLSLITFLFTILVDVMNMRFSSKQIPLPLKNFVAIEFLVIPPIMNPLIYGFKLTKIRNRLSKMFYLSKLLMAPNVGFHTARDEVLQAEMALVRMAEGTMYQEHAAENRRRL; this is encoded by the exons ATGATGGATAATGTCTCTGTGATAACAATATTCTACCTTTCAggtttaaatgagaaaatgagcCACAGGtttattctcttctttctcagtttgttgtgttactgtgtcaTTTTGCTGGTAAATATAACTCTTATTGTGACCATCATCTTGGATAAGAACCTCCATGAACCAATGTATATTCTGTTGTGTGCATTTTGCATGAATGGACTTTATGGAACAACAGGTTTCTTCCCCAAATTTCTGTGGGATCTGCTCTCTCCTGTTCATGTCATCTCTTATTCTGGATGTCTTGTTCAGGCTTTAGTAATGTACTCTTACGCCTGCAGTGACCTCTCTTTTCTTGCAGTAATGGCATATGACAGATATGTGGCTATATGTCGCCCACTGCAGTATCACTCTGTCATGTCAAAGCAAAGACTCATAAAGTTAGTGTGTTTCTCCTGGTTTATACCTTTCTGCATTATAGGCACAAATATTTGTCTGACATCCAGACTGAAGTTATGCAGCCCGTATATTGCCAGACTCTTCTGTGTGAATTGGATCATTGTTACACTTGCTTGTTTCCCAGCTGAAACTATGGTGAACAGTATAGCTGCATATATTACAATATTACTTTATGTATCTCATGGTGTATTTATAGTTTGGTCCTACATACATCTCATTAAAACATGTGTAAATTCTAAAGAAAACAGGGCAAAGTTCATGCAAACATGTGTGCCACATTTACTCTCCTtgatcacttttcttttcactatACTTGTTGATGTTATGAATATGCGTTTTAGTTCAAAACAAATACCTCTACCTCTAAAAAACTTTGTTGCAATAGAATTTCTTGTCATACCTCCAATCATGAATCCTCTCATTTATGGTTTCAAATtgaccaaaattagaaacagacttagcaaaatgttttacttaAGTAAACTGTTAA TGGCGCCCAATGTCGGGTtccacacagccagagacgagGTCCTGCAGGCGGAGATGGCGTTGGTGCGAATGGCAGAGGGTACCATGTACCAGGAGCATGCAGCGGAGAACAGACGGCGGCTGTAA
- the LOC138411892 gene encoding olfactory receptor 11H6-like: MMDNVSVITIFYLSGLNEKMSERFILFFLSLLCYCVILLVNITLIVTITLDKNLHEPMYILLCAFCMNSLYGTTGFFPKFLWDLLSPVHVISYSGCFLQVQVLYSFAASDLSFLAVMAYDRYVAICRPLQYNSVMSKQRLIKLLCFSWSTPFCVMGINICLTSRLKLCSPYIARLFCMNWFIVALACFPAETMVNTIVAYISILFYVSHGVFIVWSYIFLIRTCVNSIENRAKFMQTCVPHLLSLITFLFTILFDFINIRFESTYLSQPLKNFISMEFLIIPPIMNPLIYGFKLTKIRKRLQDVFTFKTS, encoded by the coding sequence ATGATGGATAATGTCTCTGTGATAACAATATTCTACCTTTCAggtttaaatgagaaaatgagcGAGAGGtttattctcttctttctcagtttgttgtgttactgtgtcaTTTTGCTGGTAAATATAACTCTTATTGTGACCATCACCTTGGATAAAAACCTCCATGAACCAATGTATATTCTGTTGTGTGCATTTTGCATGAATTCTCTTTATGGAACAACAGGTTTCTTCCCCAAATTTCTGTGGGATCTGCTCTCTCCTGTTCATGTCATCTCTTATTCTGGATGTTTTCTTCAGGTTCAGGTACTGTACTCATTTGCAGCCAGTGACCTCTCTTTTCTTGCAGTGATGGCATATGACAGATATGTGGCTATATGTCGACCACTGCAGTATAACTCTGTCATGTCAAAGCAAAGACTCATAAAGTTACTGTGTTTCTCCTGGTCCACACCTTTCTGCGTTATGGGCATAAATATTTGTCTGACATCCAGACTGAAGTTATGCAGCCCGTATATTGCCAGACTCTTCTGTATGAATTGGTTCATTGTTGCACTTGCTTGTTTCCCAGCTGAAACTATGGTTAACACCATAGTTGcatatatttcaatattattttatgtatctCATGGTGTATTTATAGTTTGGTCCTACATATTTCTCATTAGAACATGTGTAAATTCTATAGAAAACAGGGCAAAGTTCATGCAAACATGTGTGCCACATTTACTCTCCTtgatcacttttcttttcactatACTTTTTGACTTTATTAATATCAGGTTTGAATCAACATATTTATCTCAACCCctgaaaaactttatttcaatgGAATTTCTTATCATACCTCCCATTATGAATCCTCTCATTTATGGTTTCAAATTGACCAAAATTCGAAAGAGATTACaggatgtttttacttttaaaaccaGTTAA
- the LOC109631114 gene encoding olfactory receptor 5AR1-like, which produces MDNVSVIKIFYLSGLTESVNYRFILFSLTLLCYCVILLANLSVIVTIILDKNLHEPMYILLCVFCMNSLYGTTGFFPKFLWDLLSPVHVISYSGCLIQVQVLYSFAGGDLSILAVMAYDRYVAICRPLEYHNIMSKKNILKLVCFFWSTPFCLMAINVSLTSRLKLCSPYIARLFCVNWIIVTLACFPAETIINNVVAYITILIYVSLGVFIVWSYIYVIRTCVNSIENRAKFMQTCVPHLLSLITFLLTLFFDFINLRFGSKYLPQHLQNFAEIEFLVIPPVMNPLIYGFKLTEIRKRLLVFTS; this is translated from the coding sequence ATGGATAACGTCTCTgtgattaaaatattttaccttTCAGGTTTAACTGAATCAGTAAACTACAGGTTTATTCTCTTCTCACTCACTTTATTGTGTTACTGTGTCATTTTGCTGGCAAATCTTTCTGTTATTGTGACCATCATCTTGGATAAGAACCTCCATGAACCAATGTATATTCTGCTGTGTGTATTTTGCATGAATTCACTTTATGGAACAACAGGTTTCTTCCCCAAATTTCTGTGGGATCTGCTCTCTCCTGTTCATGTCATCTCTTATTCTGGATGTCTCATTCAGGTTCAGGTACTGTACTCATTTGCAGGCGGTGATCTCTCCATTCTTGCAGTGATGGCATATGACAGATATGTGGCTATATGTCGACCATTGGAATACCACAATATTATGTCCAAAAAAAATATCCTAAAGTTAGTGTGTTTCTTCTGGTCCACACCTTTCTGCCTCATGGCCATAAATGTTTCTCTAACATCCAGACTGAAGTTATGCAGCCCGTATATTGCCAGACTCTTCTGTGTGAATTGGATCATTGTTACACTTGCTTGTTTCCCAGCTGAAACTATTATTAACAATGTAGTTGCTTATATTACAATATTAATTTATGTATCTCTTGGTGTATTTATAGTTTGGTCCTACATATATGTCATTAGAACATGTGTAAATTCTATAGAAAACAGGGCAAAGTTCATGCAAACATGTGTGCCACATTTACTCTCCTTGATcacttttcttttaactttattttttgactTTATTAATTTGCGATTTGGTTCAAAATATTTACCTCAGCACCTTCAAAACTTTGCTGAAATAGAATTTCTTGTCATACCTCCCGTTATGAATCCTCTCATTTATGGTTTCAAACTGACCGAAATTCGGAAGCGATTACTTGTTTTTACCAGCTGA
- the LOC138411879 gene encoding olfactory receptor 5F1-like, translated as MDNVSVIKIFYLSGLTESVNYRFILFFLSLLCYCVILLVNITLIVTIILDKNLHEPMYILLCVFCMNSLYGTTGFFPKFLWDLLSPVHVISYSGCLIQVQVLYSFAGGDLSILAVMAYDRYVAICRPLEYHNIMSQRNILKLVCFFWSTPFCLMAINVSLTSRLKLCSPYIARLFCVNWIIVRLSCFPAETIVNNISTYITMLVYVSLGVFIVWSYIYLIRTCVNSIENRAKFMQTCVPHLLSLITFLLTIFFDFINLRFGSKYLPQHLQNFAEIEFLVIPPVMNPLIYGFKLTEIRKRLLVFTS; from the coding sequence ATGGATAACGTCTCTgtgataaaaatattttaccttTCAGGTTTAACTGAATCAGTAAACTACAGGtttattctcttctttctcagtttgttgtgttactgtgtcaTTTTGCTGGTAAATATAACTCTTATTGTGACCATCATCTTGGATAAAAACCTCCATGAACCAATGTATATTCTGCTGTGTGTATTTTGCATGAATTCACTTTATGGAACAACAGGTTTCTTCCCCAAATTTCTGTGGGATCTGCTCTCTCCTGTTCATGTCATCTCTTATTCTGGATGTCTCATTCAGGTTCAGGTACTGTACTCATTTGCAGGCGGTGATCTCTCCATTCTTGCAGTGATGGCATATGACAGATATGTGGCTATATGTCGACCATTGGAATACCACAATATTATGTCCCAAAGAAATATCCTAAAGTTAGTGTGTTTCTTCTGGTCCACACCTTTCTGCCTCATGGCCATAAATGTTTCTCTAACATCCAGACTGAAGTTATGCAGCCCGTATATTGCCAGACTCTTCTGTGTGAATTGGATTATTGTTAGACTTTCTTGTTTCCCAGCTGAAACCATTGTTAACAACATAAGTACATATATTACAATGTTAGTTTATGTATCTCTTGGTGTATTTATAGTTTGGTCCTACATATATCTCATTAGAACATGTGTAAATTCTATAGAAAACAGGGCAAAGTTCATGCAAACATGTGTGCCACATTTACTCTCCTTGATCACTTTTCTTTTAACTATATTTTTTGACTTTATTAATTTGCGATTTGGTTCAAAATATTTACCTCAGCACCTTCAAAACTTTGCTGAAATAGAATTTCTTGTCATACCTCCCGTTATGAATCCTCTCATTTATGGTTTCAAACTGACCGAAATTCGGAAGCGATTACTTGTTTTTACCAGCTGA
- the LOC138411898 gene encoding olfactory receptor 11H6-like — protein sequence MMENISVITLFFLSGLNETKNQRLIIFSITLLFYCVTLLVNICLIVTIILDKNLHEPLYILLCAFCMNGLYGTIGFFPKFLWDLLSPVHVISYSGCLVQALVMYSYACSDLSFLAVMAYDRYVAICRPLQYHSVMSKQRLIKLVCFSWFTPFCIIGSNICLTSRLKLCSPYIARLFCVNWIIVALACFPAETIINNIVAYITILIYVFHGVFIVWSYIYLIRTCFNSIENQAKFMQTCVPHLLSLMTFIFTMLFDIMSIRYGSKKLPQSLENFIAMEIVVIPPLLNPLIYGFKLTKIRNRFLSHITFRIK from the coding sequence ATGATGGAAAATATTTCtgtaataacattgttttttctttcaggtttaaatgaaacaaagaatcAAAGATTAATTATATTCTCTATCActttactgttttattgtgtaacTTTGCTGGTGAATATTTGTCTTATTGTGACCATCATCTTGGATAAAAATCTGCACGAGCCATTGTATATTCTGTTGTGTGCATTTTGCATGAATGGACTTTATGGGACAATCGGATTCTTCCCCAAATTTCTGTGGGATCTGCTCTCTCCTGTTCATGTCATCTCTTATTCTGGATGTCTTGTTCAGGCTTTAGTAATGTACTCTTACGCCTGCAGTGACCTCTCTTTTCTTGCAGTGATGGCATATGACAGATATGTGGCTATATGTCGACCACTGCAGTATCACTCTGTCATGTCAAAGCAAAGACTCATAAAGTTAGTGTGTTTCTCCTGGTTCACACCTTTCTGCATTATAGGCTCAAATATTTGTCTGACATCCAGACTGAAGTTATGCAGCCCGTATATTGCCAGACTCTTCTGTGTGAATTGGATCATTGTTGCACTTGCTTGTTTCCCAGCTGAaactattattaacaacatcGTTGCTTATATTACAATATTAATTTATGTATTTCATGGTGTATTTATAGTTTGGTCCTACATATATCTCATTAGAACATGTTTTAACTCTATAGAAAACCAGGCAAAGTTCATGCAAACGTGTGTGCCACATTTACTCTCCttgatgacttttatttttactatgCTTTTTGATATCATGAGTATACGATATGGTTCAAAGAAATTACCTCAATCTCTTGAAAACTTTATTGCAATGGAAATTGTTGTCATACCTCCCCTTTTGAATCCTCTCATTTATGGTTTCAAGTTGACCAAAATCCGAAATAGATTTCTGAGTCATATTACCTTCagaattaaatga
- the LOC109631112 gene encoding olfactory receptor 11H6-like produces MMENISVITLFFLSGLNETKNQRLIIFSITLLFYCVTLLVNICLIVTIILDKNLHEPLYILLCAFCMNGLYGTIGFFPKFLWDLLSPVHVISYSGCLVQALVMYSYACSDLSFLAVMAYDRYVAICRPLQYHSVMSKQRLIKLVCFSWFTPFCIIGSNICLTSRLKLCSPYIARLFCVNWIIVALACFPAETIINNIVAYITILIYVFHGVFIVWSYIYLIRTCFNSIENQAKFMQTCVPHLLSLMTFLFTVLFDIMSIRYGSKELPQSLENFIAMEIVVIPPLLNPLIYGFKLTKIRNRFLSHITFRIK; encoded by the coding sequence ATGATGGAAAATATTTCtgtaataacattgttttttctttcaggtttaaatgaaacaaagaatcAAAGATTAATTATATTCTCTATCActttactgttttattgtgtaacCTTGCTGGTGAATATTTGTCTTATTGTGACCATCATCTTGGATAAAAATCTGCACGAGCCATTGTATATTCTGTTGTGTGCATTTTGCATGAATGGACTTTATGGGACAATCGGATTCTTCCCCAAATTTCTGTGGGATCTGCTCTCTCCTGTTCATGTCATCTCTTATTCTGGATGTCTTGTTCAGGCTTTAGTAATGTACTCTTATGCCTGCAGTGACCTCTCTTTTCTTGCAGTGATGGCATATGACAGATATGTGGCTATATGTCGACCACTGCAGTATCACTCTGTCATGTCAAAGCAAAGACTCATAAAGTTAGTGTGTTTCTCCTGGTTCACACCTTTCTGCATTATAGGCTCAAATATTTGTCTGACATCCAGACTGAAGTTATGCAGCCCGTATATTGCCAGACTCTTCTGTGTGAATTGGATCATTGTTGCACTTGCTTGTTTCCCAGCTGAaactattattaacaacatcGTTGCTTATATTACAATATTAATTTATGTATTTCATGGTGTATTTATAGTTTGGTCCTACATATATCTCATTAGAACATGTTTTAACTCTATAGAAAACCAGGCAAAGTTCATGCAAACGTGTGTGCCACATTTACTCTCCTTGatgacttttctttttactgtgcTTTTTGATATCATGAGTATACGATATGGTTCAAAGGAATTACCTCAATCTCTTGAAAACTTTATTGCAATGGAAATTGTTGTCATACCTCCCCTTTTGAATCCTCTCATTTATGGTTTCAAGTTGACCAAAATCCGAAATAGATTTCTGAGTCATATTACCTTCagaattaaatga